Proteins found in one Fulvitalea axinellae genomic segment:
- a CDS encoding beta-galactosidase, producing MRFLSPVFLLSVLSVLIYSCSEKKNRRITIEDGKSVELPLNLEKEELEGTKTLCFEVENIGKDTIYAESTVKGRMWNNATIILNPGEKTKVKLRLLGTPLPDSVDNRQIFKGMKGLPDGWQWHWDRVDPKQIKGLVFSLIPPGNTADLEIGEVELEKGKSEKIKPEDYFPLVDKYGQYKHNNWPGKTFGDVKLASLGNEALRDKEAKKTVRSWNKYGGWADGPKLKATGHFRVEKYQGKWWFVDPSGCLFWSHGIDCVRFGGSVTPVEGREYFFEGLPKEGEPFSEFYEVVSGGRKAYNFSAANLYRKYGEDWKSIYPELVHERLRSWGMNTIGNWSASGIYLSGEKRTPYVVNLRHYWERLGKGKAKFPDIYKPGYREELVKAVRSQKETTSDPFCLGYFIDNELHGWGWLGHTVLASDENSSAKRKLLSTLRSKYINIDSLNVKWKTEYKSWKHVLKEKSLPKSKSYQHDLLSFEKQMVNDYYRTCLEVIRNEAPGKLYLGSRLDFHYYPETSDIRKTVVSIASKYCDVVSFNRYRLNGADFAFHGEIDKPVLIGEFHFGALDRGMLHGGLRSVQNQEQRGKLYAHYVKGAVLNPFIVGTHWFQYQEQVVTGRFDGENYQVGFVDICDKPYLETVKGSRSIGERIYRLRRN from the coding sequence ATGAGATTTTTATCCCCAGTATTTTTATTAAGCGTATTATCCGTTTTGATCTATTCCTGTTCTGAAAAGAAGAATAGAAGAATTACCATTGAAGATGGTAAATCAGTGGAACTACCGCTGAATTTGGAAAAGGAAGAACTGGAAGGCACTAAAACCTTGTGTTTTGAAGTGGAGAATATTGGAAAAGACACGATATACGCCGAAAGCACCGTAAAGGGACGAATGTGGAACAACGCTACGATTATTCTTAATCCGGGCGAAAAGACTAAGGTGAAGTTAAGGCTATTGGGGACCCCTTTGCCTGATAGCGTGGATAATAGGCAAATCTTTAAAGGAATGAAAGGCTTGCCGGACGGTTGGCAATGGCATTGGGACAGGGTGGACCCGAAGCAGATCAAAGGCTTGGTGTTCAGTTTGATTCCTCCAGGGAATACGGCTGATTTAGAAATTGGGGAAGTGGAACTTGAGAAAGGAAAGAGTGAAAAAATTAAGCCCGAAGACTATTTTCCCCTTGTGGACAAGTATGGGCAGTATAAACATAATAATTGGCCCGGAAAAACATTTGGAGATGTAAAGCTTGCGAGCCTAGGAAATGAAGCGCTTCGGGATAAAGAGGCAAAGAAAACTGTAAGGTCATGGAATAAATACGGCGGATGGGCAGACGGTCCAAAGCTTAAAGCCACAGGTCATTTCAGGGTAGAGAAATATCAGGGGAAATGGTGGTTTGTGGATCCGTCCGGTTGTTTGTTTTGGTCACATGGAATCGATTGTGTCAGGTTCGGAGGCTCGGTAACGCCTGTAGAAGGTAGGGAGTATTTTTTTGAGGGACTTCCAAAAGAAGGTGAGCCTTTCTCTGAGTTTTATGAAGTTGTCAGTGGAGGAAGAAAAGCATATAACTTCTCTGCGGCGAACCTTTATAGAAAGTATGGCGAAGACTGGAAATCGATATACCCCGAATTGGTTCACGAAAGATTGAGAAGTTGGGGGATGAACACTATAGGTAATTGGTCCGCTTCCGGTATTTATCTTTCTGGCGAAAAACGGACGCCTTATGTGGTTAATTTACGACACTATTGGGAAAGGCTTGGTAAAGGAAAAGCGAAGTTTCCAGACATTTACAAACCGGGGTATCGTGAGGAGTTGGTCAAAGCGGTCAGAAGCCAAAAAGAGACAACTAGCGATCCTTTTTGTCTGGGTTATTTTATAGACAACGAATTGCACGGTTGGGGTTGGTTAGGCCATACGGTTTTAGCTTCCGACGAAAACTCTTCGGCAAAGCGAAAGCTTCTTTCCACTCTTAGAAGCAAATACATAAACATTGATTCGCTTAATGTAAAATGGAAAACGGAATACAAATCTTGGAAACATGTTTTGAAAGAAAAGAGTCTCCCCAAGTCCAAATCGTATCAGCATGATCTACTTTCTTTCGAAAAGCAGATGGTTAATGATTATTACCGAACCTGTCTGGAGGTGATAAGAAATGAGGCTCCGGGAAAACTGTATTTGGGAAGCAGACTTGATTTTCATTATTACCCCGAAACTTCGGATATAAGAAAAACCGTTGTGTCGATTGCTTCAAAATATTGCGACGTCGTAAGCTTTAACAGATATAGGCTTAACGGGGCGGATTTTGCATTTCACGGAGAAATAGACAAACCGGTTTTGATTGGAGAATTTCACTTTGGAGCGTTGGATAGGGGAATGTTGCACGGAGGTTTGAGAAGCGTGCAAAACCAAGAACAAAGGGGAAAGCTGTATGCGCATTATGTAAAAGGAGCCGTTTTGAATCCGTTTATTGTAGGGACGCATTGGTTTCAATACCAGGAACAGGTAGTGACAGGCAGATTTGACGGGGAGAATTACCAAGTGGGATTTGTCGATATTTGTGATAAGCCATATTTGGAAACAGTCAAAGGAAGCCGATCAATAGGGGAGAGGATTTACAGATTACGCCGTAACTAG
- a CDS encoding S9 family peptidase: MLKRILLAAFFLMPMGLIAQNRLTPNLLWEMGRVGGGLVSPDGKQVLYTVRNYELQENRGYTSAYVMPIAGGEAKKINIDGSPNSLAWRPDGAKITFLRKGQLFEVNVEGDGLQLVSEQTGIIAYHYSANMNTLAFAKEVKLRKNTKELYPDLPKAEALVIDDLMYRHWDHWSDDKHNHVFVAPYSNGKIDDSKSTDIMKGELFDTPTTPFGGGEDFALSPDGKMVAYVCKKKTGKEYAISTNTDIYLYNIGEGTTQNLTKGMLGYDTQPSFSANGKQIAWLSMEHDGYESDKNDIYIYDFASAQKSKLTGDYDETVSSFIWKNDGKGLYFLAGVNATYQLFEAKFPRKGYQEFTASNIRQITEGDHNYKSLHQAGKSLIGLKQNMSMSNELFKVDIKKGKETQLTFINKHIYDRIKLGKVEKRWIPTSDGKKMLTWVIYPPNFDPNKKYPALLYCQGGPQSAVSQFFSFRWNFQLMAANDYIIVAPNRRGLPSFGTEWNEAISGDWGGQPMKDYFSAIDAVSAEPYVDEDRLGAIGASYGGYSVYMLAGIHQKRFKTFISHCGLFDLKSWYGTTEELFFANWDIGGPYWENPQPIAYQKFSPSDYVQNWDTPILVIHGGKDFRVPESQGMQAFQAAQLKGIHSRFLYFPNEGHWVLSPQNGIIWHTEFFKWLDETLK, from the coding sequence ATGCTTAAACGAATTCTTCTTGCGGCGTTTTTCTTAATGCCCATGGGGCTAATTGCCCAAAACCGCCTTACCCCTAACCTTCTCTGGGAAATGGGACGAGTTGGCGGAGGTCTCGTTTCCCCTGACGGAAAGCAAGTCCTGTATACGGTAAGAAACTACGAACTACAGGAAAACCGAGGTTATACAAGCGCGTACGTAATGCCCATCGCAGGCGGAGAAGCGAAAAAAATCAATATCGACGGTTCTCCGAACTCTTTGGCTTGGCGACCTGACGGAGCGAAGATTACGTTCTTGAGAAAAGGCCAACTCTTCGAAGTGAACGTGGAGGGCGACGGCCTGCAATTGGTTTCGGAACAGACTGGTATTATAGCTTACCACTATTCCGCAAACATGAACACCCTGGCCTTTGCCAAAGAGGTTAAGCTAAGAAAGAACACCAAAGAACTTTATCCGGACCTTCCGAAAGCCGAAGCTTTGGTAATCGACGACTTGATGTACCGTCATTGGGACCACTGGAGTGATGACAAGCACAATCACGTTTTCGTAGCGCCTTACTCAAACGGTAAAATCGACGATTCGAAAAGCACCGATATTATGAAAGGCGAATTGTTCGATACTCCGACAACACCATTCGGTGGAGGCGAAGATTTCGCTTTGAGCCCAGACGGAAAAATGGTAGCGTATGTTTGCAAAAAGAAAACTGGCAAAGAGTACGCTATAAGCACAAACACCGACATCTACCTTTACAATATTGGGGAAGGCACTACCCAGAACCTCACCAAAGGTATGCTCGGTTATGACACTCAGCCTTCGTTCTCGGCAAACGGGAAACAAATCGCTTGGTTGAGCATGGAGCACGACGGGTATGAGTCTGATAAAAATGACATCTATATCTACGACTTCGCGTCGGCTCAGAAAAGCAAACTTACTGGCGATTATGACGAAACGGTTAGTTCGTTCATCTGGAAAAACGACGGGAAAGGACTCTACTTCCTTGCGGGCGTAAACGCCACTTACCAACTCTTCGAAGCGAAATTCCCTCGTAAAGGTTATCAGGAATTCACCGCTTCTAACATCAGGCAGATTACCGAAGGAGACCACAACTACAAAAGCCTCCACCAAGCCGGAAAAAGCCTGATTGGTCTGAAACAAAACATGAGCATGTCCAACGAACTTTTCAAAGTGGACATCAAAAAGGGCAAGGAAACCCAGCTTACGTTTATTAACAAGCATATTTACGACCGCATCAAATTGGGTAAAGTCGAGAAACGCTGGATCCCGACTTCAGACGGAAAGAAAATGCTTACTTGGGTAATCTACCCGCCTAATTTCGACCCGAACAAGAAATACCCTGCCCTTCTTTATTGCCAAGGTGGCCCGCAAAGTGCCGTTTCTCAGTTCTTCTCTTTCCGCTGGAACTTTCAGTTGATGGCCGCAAACGACTATATCATCGTTGCGCCAAACCGCCGTGGGTTGCCTAGCTTCGGCACTGAATGGAACGAAGCCATAAGCGGTGATTGGGGCGGACAGCCAATGAAAGACTACTTCTCCGCAATCGACGCCGTTTCGGCAGAGCCATACGTGGACGAAGACAGACTCGGAGCTATCGGCGCCAGCTATGGCGGTTACTCAGTGTACATGTTGGCAGGAATCCACCAAAAACGCTTCAAAACGTTCATTTCACACTGCGGGTTGTTCGACCTGAAAAGCTGGTATGGGACAACAGAGGAGCTCTTCTTTGCAAACTGGGACATCGGCGGACCATACTGGGAAAACCCGCAACCTATAGCGTACCAGAAATTCTCTCCAAGCGACTATGTCCAGAACTGGGACACGCCAATTTTGGTAATCCACGGAGGAAAAGACTTCAGAGTACCCGAAAGCCAAGGCATGCAGGCTTTCCAAGCGGCACAACTCAAAGGTATCCATAGCAGATTCCTTTATTTCCCGAACGAAGGCCACTGGGTGCTTTCGCCACAAAACGGAATTATCTGGCACACTGAATTCTTTAAATGGCTTGATGAAACGCTGAAATAA